Proteins encoded in a region of the Streptomyces sp. NBC_00310 genome:
- a CDS encoding beta-ketoacyl synthase N-terminal-like domain-containing protein yields MRQPGGHQEPVEDSRTVTFTTDSRSGSGAAELRNALVQLVSNISGISPEDLDDARPLAEYGLTSRDAVGLTGELEKMLDRPLSATLLWEHPTIGQLVSALAGADDADTAESDEQPRTSGEAAADAVAVVGIGCRLPGNVHGPDAFWEQLLAGTDSVGQVPEVRWPNFAGTAPDVTALMESTTRWGGFLDDIEGFDAKFFGITPHEAEGMDPQQRLLLEVTCEALDHAGVPAHALRSTPTGVFVGLSSLEYGHLTTSDPSRLTPWTSTGAAGSIAANRVSYLLDLHGPSFTTDSACSSSLVAVHLACRSLRSGECDTALAAGVNVLLSPAVTSSFEQAGALAVDGRCKPFDAAADGITRGEGCGVVVLKRLADAQRDGDRVLAVIKGTAVNQDGQSAGLMAPNPAAQEALLRDALRDARIDAADVDYVEAHGTGTLLGDPIEAAALGAVVGRGREPGQPLLVGSVKSNLGHLEGAAGIIGLIKTALALHHGRIPGSLHFHSPNPHIDFTELGLRVVTEPTAWPTSGHRPGRAGVSAFGFGGTNAHAVLEQAPPTAPGPGRPPATVGEEGDHPHILMVSARTPRGGPRLRRRQHLPRGGRLDRRGGRLHGRRLGHRVRLRRRLHGRLHRLRPRGGGERSGGPGTRTPRQAADDRGRARALTRLQLHGGHGFLASRCPQHRASRKPRPENFEVLPTAQMHPCAAALHLDSTHLTKYPQGVYGLEVWGSGTGHPGREGEEVMDHTAHHTGTAHDHAEHGGHTGASWGTAAKATLHCLTGCAIGEILGMVIGTALLWGNVPTMVLAITLAFVFGYSFTLFALRRAGLDFKSAVKVALAADTVSIAIMELVDNGVIALSGAMDAHLSDALFWTALLGGFAVAFVITTPVNKWMIGRGKGHAVVHAYH; encoded by the coding sequence ATGAGGCAGCCAGGCGGACACCAGGAGCCGGTCGAGGACAGCCGGACTGTCACCTTCACTACGGACAGCCGCTCCGGGTCGGGCGCGGCCGAACTGCGGAACGCGCTGGTGCAACTGGTCTCGAACATCAGCGGCATCTCCCCGGAAGACCTCGACGACGCCCGCCCGCTGGCGGAGTACGGCCTCACCTCCCGCGACGCCGTCGGACTGACCGGCGAGCTGGAGAAGATGCTCGACCGGCCACTGTCCGCCACGTTGCTGTGGGAGCATCCCACCATCGGACAACTGGTCAGCGCCCTGGCGGGTGCCGACGACGCCGACACCGCGGAGTCGGACGAGCAGCCCCGTACGTCCGGCGAAGCGGCAGCCGATGCCGTCGCCGTCGTCGGCATCGGCTGTCGCCTGCCGGGAAACGTGCACGGGCCGGACGCGTTCTGGGAGCAGCTCCTGGCAGGAACGGACTCGGTCGGCCAGGTGCCCGAAGTGCGCTGGCCCAACTTCGCCGGCACGGCGCCCGACGTCACCGCCCTGATGGAGTCCACCACACGGTGGGGCGGCTTCCTCGACGACATCGAGGGATTCGACGCGAAGTTCTTCGGCATCACGCCCCACGAGGCCGAAGGCATGGACCCCCAGCAGCGGCTGCTGCTCGAAGTCACTTGCGAGGCGCTGGACCACGCGGGAGTACCCGCCCATGCCCTCCGGTCCACCCCCACCGGCGTCTTCGTCGGCCTGAGCTCGCTCGAGTACGGGCATCTGACCACCTCGGACCCTTCACGCCTGACACCGTGGACCAGCACCGGAGCCGCTGGCAGCATCGCCGCCAACCGCGTGTCCTATCTGCTCGACCTCCACGGGCCCAGCTTCACCACTGACTCGGCCTGCTCGTCGTCCCTCGTGGCCGTGCACCTGGCCTGCCGCAGCCTGCGCAGCGGGGAGTGCGACACGGCACTGGCGGCGGGCGTCAACGTGCTCCTGTCCCCGGCGGTCACGTCCTCGTTCGAACAGGCGGGCGCGCTGGCCGTGGACGGCAGGTGCAAGCCCTTCGACGCCGCGGCGGACGGAATCACCCGGGGTGAGGGCTGTGGCGTCGTCGTGCTCAAACGACTCGCCGACGCCCAGCGCGACGGCGACAGGGTGCTCGCCGTCATCAAGGGCACCGCCGTGAACCAGGACGGCCAGTCGGCGGGCCTCATGGCACCCAACCCGGCGGCGCAGGAAGCGCTGCTCCGCGACGCCCTGCGCGACGCACGGATCGACGCGGCCGACGTCGACTACGTCGAAGCGCACGGGACGGGCACCCTGCTGGGAGACCCCATCGAGGCAGCAGCCCTCGGAGCGGTCGTCGGCCGCGGCAGAGAGCCCGGCCAGCCGCTGCTCGTCGGATCGGTCAAGAGCAACCTGGGCCACCTCGAAGGCGCAGCCGGCATCATCGGCCTGATCAAGACCGCACTGGCCCTGCACCACGGCCGTATCCCAGGCAGCCTGCACTTCCACAGCCCCAACCCCCACATCGACTTCACCGAGCTGGGCCTGCGCGTGGTCACCGAACCGACGGCATGGCCCACCTCCGGGCACCGTCCCGGACGCGCCGGGGTGTCCGCCTTCGGGTTCGGCGGTACGAACGCCCACGCCGTCCTCGAACAGGCGCCGCCGACCGCCCCGGGTCCCGGGCGGCCTCCGGCGACCGTCGGCGAAGAGGGCGACCACCCGCACATCCTGATGGTGTCCGCCCGAACACCACGAGGCGGGCCTCGCCTCCGGCGTCGTCAACACCTTCCACGAGGTGGGCGGCTCGATCGGCGTGGCGGTCGTCTCCACGGTCGCCGCCTCGGGCATCGAGTCCGGCTCCGTCGGCGGCTTCACGGACGCCTTCACCGTCTGCGCCCTCGCGGCGGTGGTGAGCGCAGCGGTGGCCCTGGGACTCGTACCCCCCGGCAAGCCGCAGATGACCGGGGGCGCGCACGTGCACTGACACGTCTGCAGCTGCACGGCGGGCACGGGTTTCTCGCCTCCCGCTGCCCGCAGCACCGCGCGAGCCGCAAACCGCGCCCCGAGAACTTCGAGGTCCTCCCGACGGCGCAGATGCACCCGTGTGCGGCGGCCCTCCACCTGGATAGCACACACCTGACGAAATACCCCCAGGGGGTATATGGTTTGGAGGTGTGGGGCTCGGGAACGGGTCATCCTGGACGAGAAGGGGAAGAGGTCATGGACCACACCGCTCACCACACCGGAACCGCTCACGACCACGCCGAGCACGGCGGGCACACGGGGGCGTCCTGGGGAACGGCGGCGAAGGCGACGCTGCACTGCCTGACCGGATGCGCGATCGGCGAGATCCTCGGCATGGTCATCGGCACCGCCCTGCTGTGGGGCAACGTGCCCACCATGGTCCTGGCGATCACCCTGGCGTTCGTCTTCGGCTACTCCTTCACCCTGTTCGCCCTCCGCCGGGCGGGCCTGGACTTCAAGAGCGCCGTCAAGGTGGCGCTGGCCGCGGACACCGTCTCCATCGCGATCATGGAACTCGTCGACAACGGCGTCATCGCCCTCAGCGGTGCCATGGACGCCCACCTCTCCGACGCCCTGTTCTGGACTGCGCTGCTCGGCGGCTTCGCCGTCGCATTCGTGATCACGACCCCGGTCAACAAGTGGATGATCGGCCGGGGCAAGGGCCACGCCGTCGTCCACGCCTACCACTGA
- a CDS encoding nuclear transport factor 2 family protein, which translates to MKPTNEDTVEISRAVALWAHIMDDHELDRLGECLTEDAVWDGSVFGGDPVVGLDAIVTFMNAPGHAKAHHTTNIVVSEGPGDEVRARSKGLSLLEGGGVASVVYADDLRRTDDGWRISKRVIHLTWPRRR; encoded by the coding sequence GTGAAACCCACGAATGAAGACACCGTCGAAATCAGCAGGGCCGTGGCGCTGTGGGCGCACATCATGGACGACCACGAACTGGACCGTCTCGGCGAATGCCTCACCGAAGACGCGGTGTGGGACGGCAGCGTCTTCGGCGGCGACCCGGTCGTCGGGCTGGACGCGATCGTGACCTTCATGAACGCCCCCGGACACGCGAAAGCCCACCACACGACGAACATCGTCGTGTCGGAAGGCCCGGGCGACGAGGTGCGGGCCCGATCCAAAGGTCTGAGCCTGCTGGAGGGCGGCGGTGTCGCCAGCGTCGTCTACGCCGACGACCTGCGACGCACCGATGACGGCTGGCGCATTTCCAAGCGGGTCATCCATCTCACTTGGCCACGTCGCCGCTAG
- a CDS encoding SDR family oxidoreductase: MKMTGNTILITGGTSGIGLGLALRLHEAGNKVIVAGRRKELLDEIAAEHPGIDALVLDVADPDSIARARETVAASHPGLNVLVNNAGIQLLESVLDPAGLQVAEDHVATNLLGTIRMTYAFLPLLVGKDDAVVMNVTSALGFVPLPFTPTYSATKAALHSFSESLRIQLAGADAGVQVIEVIPPAVRTTLMGQEDNEQSMPLDDFLTETLDLLREKPDAKELAGERARFLRDAQANGSYDDVLAMLSGS, encoded by the coding sequence ATGAAGATGACTGGCAACACGATCCTGATCACCGGCGGCACCTCGGGCATCGGCCTCGGTCTGGCCCTGCGCCTGCACGAGGCCGGCAACAAGGTGATTGTCGCCGGGCGGCGCAAGGAACTCCTCGACGAGATCGCGGCCGAGCACCCCGGTATCGACGCGCTCGTCCTCGACGTCGCGGACCCCGACTCGATCGCCCGGGCCCGTGAGACCGTGGCGGCGAGCCACCCGGGGCTGAACGTCCTGGTGAACAACGCCGGCATTCAGCTGCTGGAGAGCGTCCTGGACCCGGCCGGACTCCAGGTCGCCGAGGATCACGTCGCGACCAATCTGCTCGGCACGATCCGGATGACATACGCCTTCCTGCCGCTGCTGGTGGGCAAGGACGACGCGGTCGTCATGAACGTCACCTCCGCGCTGGGGTTCGTACCACTCCCGTTCACACCGACCTACAGCGCGACCAAGGCCGCGCTGCACTCCTTCTCCGAGAGCCTGCGCATCCAGCTCGCCGGTGCTGACGCCGGAGTCCAGGTGATCGAGGTCATCCCGCCGGCTGTGCGCACGACCCTGATGGGCCAGGAAGACAACGAACAATCCATGCCGTTGGACGACTTCCTCACCGAGACCCTCGACCTGCTGCGCGAAAAGCCCGACGCGAAGGAACTGGCCGGCGAGCGCGCCAGGTTCCTCCGCGACGCGCAGGCCAACGGCTCCTACGACGACGTCCTCGCCATGCTCAGTGGCAGCTGA
- a CDS encoding helix-turn-helix transcriptional regulator translates to MDKKELAEFLRHRREMLRPRDVGLVEGARRRTQGLRREEVAQLAGMSTDYYARLEQQRAPQPSVQITAALARALRLTLDERDHLFVLIGHNAPARFLRSEHVSPTLMRVLDRLDDSPALVTTDLVDTLAMNTLAVALLGDQTRHTGLASSGYYRWFMDPAERLVYPEETHESHGRAQAARLRAALTAGSDTPRAARILAELQEHSPEFVRMWELQEVARYGDCKTILHPQLGRIDVDAQLLYTENRAQTLVVLTTRPGTESHSKLELLSVIGHQQLTP, encoded by the coding sequence ATGGACAAGAAAGAACTGGCGGAATTCCTGCGCCACCGACGTGAGATGTTGCGGCCCCGCGACGTCGGGCTGGTCGAGGGGGCGCGCAGGCGTACGCAGGGGCTGCGCCGCGAGGAGGTCGCGCAGCTCGCCGGCATGTCCACCGACTACTACGCCCGCCTGGAACAGCAGCGTGCTCCGCAACCCTCGGTCCAGATCACCGCGGCTCTCGCCCGGGCACTGCGGCTGACCCTGGACGAACGCGACCATCTCTTCGTCCTCATCGGTCACAACGCCCCGGCCCGTTTCCTGCGCTCGGAGCATGTCAGCCCGACGCTGATGCGGGTCCTGGACCGTCTGGACGACTCCCCGGCCCTGGTAACGACCGACCTGGTCGACACCCTCGCGATGAACACGTTGGCCGTCGCGCTGCTCGGCGACCAGACCCGCCACACCGGTCTGGCCAGTAGCGGCTACTACCGCTGGTTCATGGACCCGGCCGAACGTCTGGTGTATCCCGAGGAGACCCACGAAAGCCACGGCCGCGCCCAGGCGGCACGCCTGCGGGCCGCGCTGACAGCTGGCAGCGATACCCCCCGAGCGGCACGGATCCTCGCCGAACTCCAGGAACACAGCCCCGAGTTCGTCCGCATGTGGGAACTTCAGGAAGTCGCCCGCTACGGCGACTGCAAGACCATCCTCCATCCCCAACTCGGCCGCATCGACGTCGACGCCCAGCTCCTGTACACCGAGAACCGCGCCCAGACCCTGGTGGTGCTGACCACTCGCCCCGGCACGGAGAGCCACAGCAAACTCGAACTGCTCTCCGTCATCGGACACCAGCAGCTCACGCCCTGA
- a CDS encoding TetR/AcrR family transcriptional regulator, whose protein sequence is MSAGEQRGRKPRADVQRNRAALLETAQRHFLQHGVGTSLEAVAKEAGVGPGTLYRHFPTREALLAAVLQTRSEELVARQADIEQLGDPAEALDQWLRAMEEYFSAFSGLPDPLMAAARAQEPDNPLTIPCDILITATDQYVRAAQLAGRVRASVRGHDLFLAACSVAWIKGTGTEEEPLDRLRALIASGYRQQDTPA, encoded by the coding sequence ATGAGCGCCGGTGAGCAGCGGGGACGCAAGCCCCGCGCGGACGTCCAGCGCAACCGCGCTGCCCTCCTGGAGACCGCGCAGCGTCACTTTCTGCAGCACGGGGTCGGCACCTCCCTCGAGGCGGTGGCCAAGGAGGCGGGCGTCGGGCCCGGCACCCTGTACCGGCACTTCCCCACCCGGGAGGCGCTGCTGGCGGCTGTGCTGCAGACGCGCTCCGAGGAACTGGTCGCCCGCCAGGCGGACATCGAGCAACTCGGCGACCCCGCCGAGGCGCTGGACCAGTGGCTGCGGGCGATGGAGGAGTACTTCAGCGCCTTCAGCGGTCTGCCCGACCCGCTCATGGCCGCGGCCAGGGCGCAGGAACCGGACAACCCGCTCACCATTCCCTGCGACATCCTCATCACCGCCACCGATCAGTACGTGCGAGCCGCCCAGCTCGCGGGGCGCGTGCGCGCGTCGGTGCGGGGGCACGACCTGTTCCTCGCGGCCTGTTCCGTTGCCTGGATCAAGGGCACCGGTACCGAGGAGGAGCCGCTCGACCGGCTCCGCGCGCTCATCGCGAGCGGCTACCGCCAGCAGGACACCCCCGCGTAA
- a CDS encoding NADPH-dependent F420 reductase: protein MKITVIGAGAIGGNLAAKLSTAGHDVQVADARGPEAVRAEVLESGARAADLSDAAVQGRDVIVLSIPFGVAGQLADLFASVPDETVVIDTSNYYPGMLSEPIEAVDNGQVESVYTAELLGRPVVKAWNAALAETQRTKGVPAGTPGRLAIPVAGDSAEARRVAMRLVDDTGFDPYDAGTLADSWRQQPNSPAYCTELTLDELPAALAAADRAKDAAIRDSLPERFAALGANPTVDDVVEMNRAAHR from the coding sequence ATGAAAATTACTGTCATAGGCGCTGGTGCCATCGGCGGGAACCTCGCTGCCAAGCTCAGCACGGCCGGTCACGACGTCCAGGTGGCCGACGCCCGCGGCCCCGAGGCCGTCCGGGCGGAGGTGCTGGAGTCCGGGGCCCGAGCGGCGGACCTCTCCGACGCCGCCGTCCAGGGCCGGGACGTCATCGTCCTGTCGATCCCGTTCGGGGTGGCGGGCCAGCTGGCAGACCTGTTCGCGTCGGTGCCCGACGAGACGGTGGTCATCGACACCTCGAACTACTACCCCGGCATGCTCAGCGAGCCGATCGAGGCGGTGGACAACGGCCAGGTGGAGAGCGTGTACACCGCCGAGCTGCTCGGCCGCCCCGTGGTCAAGGCGTGGAACGCCGCCCTGGCCGAAACCCAGCGGACCAAGGGCGTCCCGGCCGGAACGCCCGGCCGCCTCGCCATCCCCGTCGCCGGCGACTCCGCGGAGGCGCGGCGCGTGGCCATGCGGCTCGTGGACGACACCGGCTTCGATCCCTACGACGCCGGCACGCTGGCCGACTCCTGGCGCCAGCAGCCGAACAGCCCCGCCTACTGCACCGAGCTGACCCTCGACGAGCTGCCCGCGGCCCTGGCCGCGGCCGACCGCGCCAAGGACGCGGCCATCCGCGACAGTCTCCCGGAACGCTTCGCCGCCCTCGGTGCCAACCCCACCGTCGACGACGTCGTCGAGATGAACCGCGCCGCCCACCGCTGA
- a CDS encoding nitroreductase: MPGTASPFTDIARSRRSPRRFLPTALSPSDIRGVLEDAQTAPSNSNTQPWTVHVVSGAARDALGKELLRAEEEGRTSPDFTDGYGEGLYLERSQALGASVYRARGVERSDRDGRRAAVRENLEFYGAPHAAFLFMPALGDGVRTAGDIGMYAQNFLLSLAARGLAGIPQTVLGVYADTVREFLGVPAELKLLFGISFGMADPAVPVNTLRTERVPLQRSVVLHDTPGVLDRQ; this comes from the coding sequence TTGCCCGGCACCGCATCACCCTTCACCGACATCGCACGCTCCCGACGCTCCCCCCGGCGGTTCCTGCCCACCGCCCTGTCCCCCTCGGACATCCGCGGCGTGCTGGAAGACGCACAGACGGCCCCGTCGAACAGCAACACCCAGCCGTGGACGGTGCACGTCGTCTCGGGTGCGGCGCGTGACGCCCTGGGCAAAGAGCTGCTCCGGGCCGAGGAGGAGGGGCGGACCTCCCCGGATTTCACCGATGGCTACGGCGAGGGCCTCTACCTCGAGCGGTCGCAGGCCCTGGGCGCGAGTGTCTACCGGGCCCGGGGCGTCGAGCGTTCGGACCGGGACGGCAGGAGGGCGGCGGTCCGCGAGAACCTGGAGTTCTACGGCGCTCCCCATGCCGCGTTCCTGTTCATGCCGGCGCTCGGCGACGGGGTGCGGACGGCCGGCGACATCGGCATGTACGCGCAGAACTTCCTGCTCTCGCTGGCGGCCCGGGGGCTGGCCGGCATCCCGCAGACCGTACTCGGCGTCTACGCCGACACCGTCCGCGAGTTCCTGGGTGTCCCCGCGGAGCTCAAGCTGCTGTTCGGCATCTCCTTCGGCATGGCCGACCCGGCGGTACCGGTGAACACGCTCCGCACGGAGCGGGTTCCGCTGCAGCGGAGCGTGGTCCTGCATGACACCCCAGGAGTCCTCGACAGGCAGTAG
- a CDS encoding NtaA/DmoA family FMN-dependent monooxygenase (This protein belongs to a clade of FMN-dependent monooxygenases, within a broader family of flavin-dependent oxidoreductases, the luciferase-like monooxygenase (LMM) family, some of whose members use coenzyme F420 rather than FMN.) has protein sequence MTSRQMILGMQFSGGYGSAPGAWRLPGANLNSYTDMDQFVCYAQAAERGKVQLLFIADTPVLDVDLDHHAPHHMIDPLLILTVLARETERIGLVTTASTTFTEPYNLARQFKALDVISHGRAGWNAVTTSDPAAAANFGATIPPRAEKYERAHEVIQIVQALWGSWEKDAWVLDVDGKRFADMDKIQPVNLQGKHAASRGPLPIPPSEQGQPVIFQAGGGSYGLELAGRYASGVYANPYTIEDAQAQRQALRDAAERAGRDPDEVKMLAGFMPTIAPSRQAALQRRRLLDEVVDLNQRVRYLGAMLGLPLGPGQLDEPLTADQLADAIPSPHDPRSARALEVAREGWSLRDVLAHGVIDYHPVVAGTAADVADHMQQWFEAGACDGFSIAVDSYHDGFDAFVDQVVPILQERGLFHDDYEGPTLRENLGAHDQYGLDPRLAKPGPVAE, from the coding sequence ATGACAAGCCGACAGATGATCCTGGGCATGCAATTCAGCGGTGGTTACGGGTCCGCACCCGGGGCCTGGCGGCTGCCGGGGGCGAACCTGAACAGCTACACGGACATGGACCAGTTCGTGTGTTACGCGCAGGCCGCCGAGCGCGGCAAGGTCCAGCTGCTGTTCATCGCGGACACCCCGGTCCTGGACGTCGACCTCGACCACCATGCCCCGCACCACATGATCGACCCGCTGCTGATCCTGACCGTCCTCGCGCGCGAGACCGAGCGGATCGGCCTGGTCACCACCGCCTCCACCACGTTCACCGAGCCCTACAATCTCGCCCGCCAGTTCAAGGCCCTGGACGTGATCAGCCATGGCCGGGCCGGATGGAACGCGGTGACCACCTCCGACCCCGCCGCCGCGGCGAACTTCGGCGCGACGATCCCGCCGCGCGCGGAGAAGTACGAGCGTGCCCACGAGGTCATCCAGATCGTGCAGGCACTGTGGGGCAGCTGGGAGAAGGACGCCTGGGTTCTCGACGTCGACGGCAAACGGTTCGCCGACATGGACAAGATCCAGCCGGTCAATCTGCAGGGCAAGCACGCCGCCTCCCGCGGCCCGCTGCCCATCCCCCCGTCCGAGCAGGGCCAGCCGGTCATCTTCCAGGCGGGCGGCGGCAGTTACGGCCTGGAACTGGCGGGCCGTTACGCCAGCGGCGTCTACGCCAACCCGTACACCATCGAGGACGCCCAGGCCCAGCGCCAGGCCCTGCGGGACGCCGCCGAGCGCGCCGGACGCGACCCGGACGAGGTGAAGATGCTCGCCGGCTTCATGCCGACTATCGCCCCCTCCCGCCAGGCCGCCCTTCAGCGGCGCCGCCTCCTGGACGAGGTCGTCGACCTGAACCAACGCGTCCGCTACCTCGGCGCCATGCTCGGCCTCCCGCTCGGCCCCGGCCAGCTCGACGAGCCGCTGACCGCGGACCAGCTCGCCGACGCCATACCCAGCCCGCACGACCCGCGCTCCGCCCGCGCCCTCGAAGTGGCCCGGGAAGGCTGGAGTCTGCGCGACGTGCTCGCCCACGGCGTCATCGACTACCACCCGGTGGTCGCCGGCACCGCCGCCGACGTGGCCGACCACATGCAGCAGTGGTTCGAGGCAGGTGCCTGCGACGGCTTCTCGATCGCCGTCGACAGCTACCACGACGGCTTCGACGCCTTCGTCGACCAGGTCGTCCCGATCCTGCAGGAACGCGGCCTGTTTCACGACGACTACGAAGGCCCCACCCTGCGCGAGAACCTCGGCGCCCACGACCAGTACGGCCTCGACCCGCGCCTCGCGAAGCCGGGCCCGGTTGCTGAGTAG